In the genome of Leptospira dzoumogneensis, one region contains:
- the mce gene encoding mammalian cell entry protein Mce — MKSFRYLLVGAIFSVALVVVGYFTVMTEGGPVQKRGEFLKINFKNSEGIKVGNKVTVQGVPFGYVSNIRLIQIDENGAVLPAGEVGVATRVEVTILLKEPVRMYENYDIAIRNESLLSGRVISIDPGTSESTEEGKGAPRTFQVVDYKSGASSLKGRVLQDPLVSLSELIAENRGDIRKTFSNVADITTKINTGDGTLGRLINRDDLHTNVNTVLTDAQIVLRELREGLEDTREQAPVTSFIRAALSSF; from the coding sequence ATGAAATCCTTTCGTTATCTTTTAGTTGGTGCTATCTTTTCCGTAGCTTTGGTCGTAGTCGGTTACTTTACCGTTATGACTGAAGGTGGACCCGTTCAAAAACGTGGTGAATTCCTAAAGATCAATTTCAAAAACTCGGAAGGGATCAAAGTAGGAAATAAGGTCACCGTCCAAGGTGTTCCATTCGGTTATGTTTCCAATATTCGACTCATACAAATAGACGAGAATGGAGCGGTTCTTCCCGCAGGAGAAGTAGGAGTCGCCACCAGGGTAGAAGTCACCATTCTTCTAAAAGAACCTGTACGTATGTACGAAAATTATGATATTGCAATACGTAATGAAAGTTTACTTTCCGGGCGTGTAATTTCTATAGACCCTGGAACTTCCGAATCCACGGAAGAAGGTAAAGGTGCACCTAGGACATTCCAAGTCGTGGATTATAAATCCGGAGCGTCTTCCTTAAAAGGAAGAGTATTGCAGGATCCGCTTGTTTCTCTTTCAGAATTGATCGCTGAAAACAGAGGAGATATCCGAAAAACTTTCTCCAACGTAGCTGATATCACTACTAAGATCAATACGGGAGATGGAACCTTAGGAAGGCTCATTAATAGAGACGATCTTCATACGAATGTGAATACCGTTTTAACGGATGCGCAGATCGTTCTTAGAGAACTGAGAGAAGGTCTGGAAGATACAAGGGAGCAGGCTCCGGTTACGAGCTTTATCCGCGCGGCACTCAGCTCTTTCTAA
- a CDS encoding ABC transporter ATP-binding protein, whose product MEEYAIELINLHKAFGQRKILKGMNLQVKKGETMVVLGPSGTGKSVTLKHITGLLDPDAGECKIFGEKISGAEIPERERIRSKMGVLFQSGALINWMTVFDNVALPLREHKLYPEEDIQRIVAEKLRLVDMTVAKDNFPNDISGGMKKRAGLARAIAANPKIILYDEPTSGLDPVMSNVINELIIRIKKETGAAQVVVTHDMSSAYMIADRISFFYGGQVLFTGTPEEVQNSPNEFIRQFINGHTKGPMILETKN is encoded by the coding sequence ATGGAAGAATACGCAATAGAACTAATCAATCTACACAAGGCTTTCGGACAAAGAAAGATCCTGAAAGGAATGAATCTCCAAGTAAAGAAAGGAGAGACAATGGTGGTGCTTGGACCTTCCGGAACCGGAAAGTCAGTCACCTTAAAACATATTACCGGTCTATTAGATCCGGATGCAGGAGAATGTAAGATCTTCGGAGAAAAAATCTCAGGCGCAGAAATTCCGGAAAGAGAAAGGATCCGTTCTAAAATGGGAGTCCTATTCCAGTCAGGAGCACTCATCAACTGGATGACTGTTTTTGATAATGTTGCACTCCCCTTACGTGAACACAAATTATATCCTGAAGAGGATATCCAAAGGATCGTCGCCGAAAAACTCAGATTAGTGGATATGACAGTCGCAAAGGATAATTTTCCGAATGATATCTCGGGAGGTATGAAGAAGAGAGCTGGACTTGCAAGAGCGATCGCCGCCAATCCGAAAATCATTTTATATGATGAACCTACATCCGGTTTAGATCCTGTTATGTCGAACGTGATCAACGAGCTGATTATTCGGATCAAAAAGGAAACCGGTGCGGCTCAAGTGGTAGTCACCCATGATATGTCCAGTGCGTATATGATAGCCGACCGCATTTCATTTTTTTACGGGGGGCAGGTCTTATTTACGGGAACCCCGGAAGAAGTGCAGAATTCTCCGAACGAATTCATCCGTCAATTTATCAATGGACATACCAAGGGACCGATGATTCTGGAAACTAAGAATTGA
- a CDS encoding MlaE family ABC transporter permease: MLDTFKEKANDTLYAAGYTIVLIAETFLNLRFTVEKRKEILDQMFIAGVGSLFVVSVVAVFTGMLLTLNTGLGLKDFGAEGQIGLLLTITLTREMSPFMTALILAASIGSAIAAEIGTMKVSEEIDALEVMSIDPVRFLVFPRVLGFSLMVPVLCVYSSILGILGGAIVGHFQLGIEYIVYFQDVNERITSIPGLKDLYTGLFKGYVFGLIISAISCSHGLRTSGGAIGVGRATRESVVTSFLMVIFFGYVITAIFYRQ; encoded by the coding sequence ATGTTGGATACCTTTAAAGAAAAAGCGAACGATACTTTATATGCCGCGGGTTATACGATCGTTCTAATTGCGGAAACTTTTTTAAACCTAAGATTTACCGTCGAAAAGCGGAAAGAAATTTTAGATCAAATGTTTATCGCAGGTGTAGGGAGTTTATTCGTAGTCTCAGTAGTTGCCGTTTTTACAGGGATGCTTCTTACATTAAACACTGGACTTGGTCTTAAAGATTTCGGGGCAGAAGGTCAAATCGGACTTCTTCTTACAATCACTCTCACTAGAGAGATGTCTCCTTTTATGACTGCATTGATCTTAGCTGCATCTATTGGTTCTGCGATCGCTGCAGAGATCGGGACAATGAAAGTTTCCGAAGAAATCGATGCACTCGAAGTAATGTCCATCGATCCTGTTAGATTTTTAGTTTTTCCGAGAGTATTAGGTTTTTCTTTAATGGTCCCTGTTCTCTGCGTATATTCCAGTATATTAGGAATTTTAGGCGGAGCAATCGTAGGTCATTTCCAATTGGGAATCGAATATATAGTATATTTCCAGGACGTAAATGAAAGGATCACTTCTATCCCGGGTCTCAAGGATTTATACACCGGTTTATTCAAAGGTTATGTTTTCGGTCTGATCATCTCAGCAATTTCATGCTCTCACGGTCTTAGAACTTCCGGTGGAGCGATCGGGGTCGGTAGAGCCACAAGAGAGTCGGTGGTAACTTCTTTCTTAATGGTGATCTTTTTCGGCTATGTGATCACAGCGATCTTTTATAGGCAATAG
- a CDS encoding D-alanine--D-alanine ligase: MKIAVLFGGTSTEHEISLRTGTFISKTLSSMGHSVKPILISRDGRWVIPREYRPEFPEGNSKNPEEYLKEFEELHSTVAGAFSSLDCDIAFLGLHGTSGEDGSIQGFLKVLGIPFTGSDVKASALAMDKIRANRLFQLAGMSVAPFWELRKKEYSENPTSVESSGLEYPLFLKPVEGGSSFHTFRIEGPEDLRKRLPEFFDAEEHAILQKFLKGTEVSCGVWEKKEGTKRILEALPPTEIIPGGEFFDVESKYKPGLSQEITPARLPEKIISKIQEQSILAHKTLGCEGYSRTDFIVVGETPFVLETNTLPGMTETSLIPQQAKAAGIPIQTLYQSLIDQALERAGVAPAQRV; the protein is encoded by the coding sequence TTGAAAATTGCAGTTTTATTCGGCGGAACTTCCACAGAACACGAAATTTCCCTGCGCACAGGCACTTTCATAAGTAAAACTTTGTCTTCCATGGGACATTCGGTCAAACCCATTCTGATTTCCAGAGACGGCAGATGGGTCATCCCTAGAGAGTATCGACCCGAGTTCCCGGAAGGAAATTCCAAAAATCCGGAAGAGTATTTAAAAGAATTCGAAGAACTTCATTCTACTGTTGCCGGAGCATTCTCTTCTCTGGATTGTGATATTGCATTTTTAGGATTACATGGAACCAGCGGAGAAGACGGTTCTATCCAAGGATTTTTAAAGGTACTTGGAATTCCATTCACTGGTTCCGATGTAAAAGCATCCGCACTTGCAATGGACAAGATCAGAGCAAATCGATTATTCCAACTTGCCGGAATGTCCGTTGCTCCGTTTTGGGAATTGAGAAAAAAAGAATATTCCGAAAATCCGACTTCGGTCGAAAGTTCAGGATTAGAATATCCACTTTTTCTAAAACCGGTAGAAGGCGGTTCTAGTTTTCATACATTTAGGATAGAAGGACCCGAAGATCTACGTAAAAGACTCCCCGAATTTTTCGATGCAGAAGAACATGCGATCTTACAAAAATTCCTAAAAGGAACGGAAGTTTCCTGCGGAGTCTGGGAAAAGAAAGAAGGCACTAAAAGAATATTAGAGGCACTTCCTCCTACAGAGATCATTCCTGGCGGAGAATTTTTCGACGTAGAATCCAAATACAAACCTGGACTTTCCCAAGAGATCACTCCTGCTCGTTTACCGGAAAAGATCATCTCCAAGATCCAAGAACAATCCATTTTGGCTCACAAAACACTCGGTTGCGAAGGTTATTCTAGAACGGATTTTATTGTCGTAGGAGAAACTCCATTCGTTTTGGAAACAAACACGTTACCCGGAATGACCGAGACTAGTTTGATCCCTCAACAAGCAAAAGCGGCTGGGATACCTATCCAAACATTATACCAGTCTTTGATCGACCAGGCTTTAGAAAGAGCAGGGGTAGCTCCGGCTCAGAGAGTTTAG
- the metW gene encoding methionine biosynthesis protein MetW: MIDSKILSSTTLRERPDFAYILDTISPGSRVLDLGCGNGDLLYLLKQKGIRGQGIEKDEDAIVECIRKGVYVHHGDIDEGLSHHEDKRFDYVILNQTIQETRHPGDIIKECLRIAKRVIIVFPNFGYWEVRFRILFQGKTPVTDLLPYRWFNTPNLHFLSVLDFQEFCDIRGFTVEDRAFFTDLKQVKFSPNFFAKLALFQIR, translated from the coding sequence ATGATAGATTCTAAAATCTTAAGTAGCACTACTTTGAGAGAAAGACCGGACTTCGCTTATATTCTGGATACGATCTCACCGGGTTCCAGGGTCTTGGACCTTGGCTGCGGTAATGGGGATCTTCTTTATCTTCTAAAACAAAAAGGAATTAGAGGACAAGGGATAGAGAAGGACGAAGATGCAATCGTAGAATGTATCCGCAAAGGTGTATATGTTCACCACGGAGATATTGACGAAGGCCTAAGCCATCATGAAGACAAACGTTTTGATTATGTGATCTTGAACCAGACCATCCAGGAGACCAGACATCCAGGCGATATTATCAAAGAATGTTTGCGGATCGCTAAACGTGTGATCATCGTATTTCCGAATTTCGGGTATTGGGAAGTTCGTTTTAGAATTCTATTCCAAGGAAAAACTCCAGTTACGGATCTTCTTCCTTATCGTTGGTTCAATACTCCTAACCTACATTTTCTTTCCGTTCTGGATTTTCAGGAGTTCTGTGATATTCGTGGTTTCACTGTAGAAGACAGAGCATTCTTCACAGATCTAAAACAGGTGAAATTTAGTCCGAACTTTTTTGCGAAATTGGCGTTATTTCAGATTAGATAG
- the metX gene encoding homoserine O-acetyltransferase MetX yields MGSNQSVGIVEPKTAVLGDLRLDNGSVLSPTVVAYETYGVLSPNKDNAILICHALSGDAHAAGFHSGSDKRPGWWDEYVGPGKAFDTNQYFVISSNVIGGCKGSSGPMSINPVSGKPYGSSFPFVSIKDMVAAQKLLVESFGIQRLLCVAGGSMGGMQALQWSISYPDALENCIILASSAEHSAMQIAFNEVGRQAILSDPNWNNGLYEDSATPRKGLALARMMGHITYLSDHKMREKFGRKPPIGNLLNSDFAVGSYLIYQGESFVDRFDANSYIYVTKALDHFSLGKGQELTKALSPAQCRFLVVSYSSDWLYPPSQSREIVKSLEASDKRVFYVELTTNEGHDSFLLPNQRQEDVIRGFLNMPVNE; encoded by the coding sequence ATGGGATCGAATCAATCCGTAGGCATAGTAGAACCGAAAACCGCAGTGCTGGGAGATCTACGCCTGGACAACGGATCTGTTCTTTCCCCTACCGTAGTTGCATACGAAACTTACGGAGTTCTTTCTCCCAACAAAGACAATGCAATACTGATCTGCCACGCACTCTCTGGAGACGCTCATGCGGCAGGCTTTCATTCCGGATCCGATAAACGTCCCGGTTGGTGGGATGAATATGTCGGTCCAGGCAAAGCATTTGATACAAATCAATATTTTGTAATATCTTCTAATGTGATCGGTGGATGTAAGGGTTCTTCCGGACCGATGAGCATCAATCCTGTAAGCGGAAAACCTTACGGTTCCAGTTTTCCTTTCGTTTCCATCAAGGATATGGTGGCTGCCCAAAAACTTTTGGTAGAATCTTTCGGGATCCAGAGACTACTTTGTGTGGCAGGTGGTTCCATGGGAGGAATGCAGGCATTACAATGGAGCATTTCTTATCCGGATGCTTTAGAGAATTGTATTATTCTCGCCTCTTCTGCGGAACATTCCGCAATGCAGATCGCTTTTAATGAGGTAGGAAGACAGGCAATTCTTTCAGATCCAAACTGGAATAACGGATTGTATGAAGACAGTGCGACTCCTAGAAAAGGTCTTGCACTCGCTCGAATGATGGGTCATATCACTTATCTTTCAGACCATAAAATGAGAGAAAAATTCGGCAGGAAACCTCCTATAGGGAACCTTCTAAATTCCGATTTTGCGGTCGGAAGTTATTTAATCTATCAGGGAGAAAGTTTCGTAGATCGTTTTGATGCAAATTCTTATATCTATGTGACCAAAGCTTTGGATCATTTCAGTTTAGGAAAAGGACAGGAACTTACCAAAGCTCTTAGTCCTGCTCAATGTAGATTTTTAGTCGTATCTTATAGTTCCGATTGGCTCTACCCTCCTTCTCAATCTAGAGAGATCGTAAAAAGTTTAGAAGCCTCCGATAAAAGGGTCTTTTATGTAGAGCTTACTACGAACGAAGGTCATGATAGTTTTCTTCTTCCCAACCAAAGACAAGAGGATGTGATCCGAGGTTTTCTAAATATGCCGGTGAATGAATGA
- a CDS encoding O-acetylhomoserine aminocarboxypropyltransferase/cysteine synthase family protein yields the protein MARNYKPETIVLHGGQAPDPTTTSRAVPIYQTTSYVFKDTDHAARLFGLQEFGNIYTRIGNPTTDVLEQRVAALEGGVAALATASGQSAETLALLNIVEAGQEIVASSSLYGGTYNLLHYTFPKLGIKVHFVDQSNPENFKKAINDKTRAIFAETLGNPKLDTLDIEAVAKVAHDAGIPLVIDNTLPSPYLVRPIDFGADIVVHSLTKFLGGHGTSIGGIIVDSGKFNWGNGKFKNFTEPDPSYHGLKFWDVFGKFEPFGGVNIAFIIKARVQGLRDLGPAISPFNAFNILQGIETLHLRVTQHSQNAQKVAEFLSKHPKVTWVNYPGLSSDKNYALAKKYHTRGLFGAIIGFGVKGGIPEAKKLIDGLELFSLLANVGDAKSLAIHPASTTHQQLSPEEQLAAGVTPEFIRLSVGLEHIDDIITDLDEALKKV from the coding sequence GTGGCAAGAAACTATAAACCAGAAACAATCGTTCTTCACGGAGGACAAGCCCCGGATCCAACAACCACATCCAGGGCAGTCCCTATCTACCAAACTACGTCCTATGTTTTTAAGGACACAGATCATGCTGCGAGGCTATTCGGTCTCCAGGAATTCGGTAATATTTATACCAGGATCGGTAACCCAACTACTGATGTTTTAGAGCAAAGAGTTGCCGCATTAGAAGGTGGAGTTGCGGCCCTCGCGACTGCTTCCGGTCAATCCGCAGAAACATTAGCACTTTTGAATATAGTAGAAGCAGGACAGGAGATCGTGGCATCTTCTTCCCTTTATGGAGGAACTTATAACCTTCTTCACTATACTTTCCCAAAACTCGGGATCAAAGTCCATTTTGTGGACCAGTCCAATCCGGAAAATTTCAAAAAAGCGATTAACGACAAGACTAGAGCCATCTTTGCCGAAACCTTAGGAAATCCTAAGTTGGATACTCTGGACATTGAAGCGGTTGCTAAAGTTGCTCATGATGCCGGAATTCCTCTGGTAATCGACAATACCCTACCTTCTCCTTATCTTGTTCGTCCTATCGATTTTGGTGCGGACATTGTGGTCCATTCACTCACCAAGTTTTTGGGAGGCCACGGAACTTCCATAGGTGGTATCATCGTGGATTCTGGTAAATTCAACTGGGGCAACGGTAAATTTAAGAATTTCACAGAGCCGGATCCAAGTTATCACGGCCTGAAATTCTGGGATGTTTTCGGTAAGTTCGAACCGTTTGGCGGAGTGAATATCGCTTTCATCATCAAGGCCCGCGTCCAAGGTTTAAGAGATTTAGGTCCTGCAATTTCTCCTTTTAATGCGTTTAATATCCTACAAGGTATTGAAACTCTTCATTTGAGAGTCACCCAACATTCTCAAAATGCCCAAAAGGTTGCGGAGTTTCTTTCTAAACATCCGAAGGTAACCTGGGTGAACTATCCTGGTCTTTCTTCCGATAAAAACTATGCTCTGGCTAAAAAATACCATACCAGAGGATTGTTCGGAGCCATCATTGGATTCGGAGTGAAAGGTGGAATTCCGGAAGCGAAGAAGTTGATAGACGGTCTGGAATTATTCTCCTTGCTCGCAAACGTAGGAGATGCAAAATCACTTGCGATCCATCCTGCTTCTACCACTCACCAACAGTTGAGTCCGGAAGAACAATTGGCGGCAGGTGTGACTCCTGAGTTTATCAGACTTTCCGTTGGTCTGGAACATATAGACGATATTATTACGGATCTGGACGAAGCATTGAAAAAGGTGTGA
- the impL63 gene encoding cytoplasmic membrane protein ImpL63, with product MKFNFLNLCKRSLMLPGIILLSLYLVPGEELEAQLWMPPGRQFMQPPDPFTFDAGVNKFNNDYYLYLAPTLNLNFGGEFGLSLTAPMNFLAYDQDPKDPTLKVGSIRKIDYDQKSDYLRLINNIWYGTYGLYKPGETTFSFYAGKLFDGYIGHGTIVNRYVNNQRIDIYNVGLMADFNNDYGGVQVFTNSVYTHEIGAARGYVRPFAIAFKLFDLFTGRSQLFGMLQLGQGNVADEAGRKKVYEEAGVDPEDREKYRALVEDQKTHQMREEMIPIEKKPESRKEKLKEFFNQDNFANRFSIGYTTAFDTKAPTQLSFDTTGRLRLDSNNNPLVEQSEKLVIQGMDAEYKLISTKYIEVTPYYDVNTIKILNSKGTHTGAMFRFGGKDIYAKIKPEYRNMDANYIPMYFDSFYELERYQANVNSQLPMTKLEAAKLMDPDAAKLKGYFTSVVFSFYRVSLEANYENYSGPNNSRIFVGLYFPIGSLFMISGYYTRKNFDQNKDAFKVDDNSVGAIEAALNLGFISIRVQDIRRWVYDSTSNSFVAQDEQKVLFSNSLSF from the coding sequence ATGAAATTTAACTTTTTGAACTTATGTAAAAGATCTCTAATGCTTCCGGGAATTATCCTTCTTTCCCTTTATCTAGTACCGGGGGAGGAGCTTGAAGCCCAGCTCTGGATGCCTCCAGGAAGACAGTTCATGCAGCCTCCTGATCCATTCACGTTTGATGCAGGGGTGAACAAATTTAATAACGATTATTATCTATATCTCGCTCCTACCTTAAATTTGAATTTTGGAGGAGAATTCGGACTATCACTTACCGCTCCGATGAACTTTCTCGCGTATGACCAGGATCCAAAGGACCCAACCTTAAAAGTAGGAAGCATTCGTAAAATTGACTACGACCAAAAGAGTGATTATTTAAGGCTTATTAATAATATTTGGTACGGGACCTACGGATTGTATAAACCTGGAGAGACTACATTCTCCTTTTATGCAGGAAAACTTTTTGATGGATATATAGGGCACGGAACGATCGTAAACCGTTATGTGAATAACCAAAGGATAGACATTTATAATGTGGGTCTGATGGCTGATTTTAATAATGATTACGGCGGAGTGCAGGTATTCACAAATTCAGTTTACACACATGAGATAGGTGCTGCCAGGGGATATGTTCGTCCATTCGCTATCGCATTCAAATTATTTGATCTATTCACTGGAAGATCCCAGCTATTCGGGATGTTGCAGCTTGGGCAGGGAAACGTAGCGGACGAAGCAGGCAGAAAAAAAGTCTACGAAGAAGCAGGAGTAGATCCGGAAGACAGAGAGAAATACAGGGCTTTGGTAGAAGATCAAAAGACTCACCAGATGAGAGAAGAAATGATCCCTATAGAGAAAAAACCCGAATCTCGTAAGGAAAAACTAAAAGAGTTCTTCAATCAGGACAATTTTGCAAATAGATTCTCTATAGGATATACAACGGCTTTCGATACAAAAGCGCCTACGCAACTTTCATTCGATACTACCGGTCGTTTACGTTTAGATTCTAATAATAACCCACTTGTTGAACAATCCGAAAAATTGGTCATCCAAGGTATGGATGCGGAATACAAATTAATCAGCACAAAATATATAGAAGTTACTCCATATTACGATGTGAACACGATCAAAATATTGAATTCAAAAGGAACTCATACGGGAGCGATGTTCCGCTTCGGTGGAAAGGATATCTACGCTAAGATCAAACCTGAATATAGGAATATGGATGCGAACTATATTCCTATGTATTTCGACAGCTTTTATGAGTTGGAAAGATACCAGGCTAACGTGAATTCCCAGCTTCCTATGACAAAATTGGAAGCTGCTAAACTTATGGATCCGGATGCTGCAAAGCTGAAAGGTTATTTCACTTCGGTCGTATTTAGTTTTTACAGGGTGTCCCTGGAAGCTAACTATGAGAATTATTCCGGGCCGAATAATTCTAGGATATTCGTGGGTTTATATTTCCCGATCGGTTCCTTATTCATGATCTCCGGGTACTATACACGTAAAAATTTTGATCAGAATAAGGACGCATTCAAGGTGGATGATAATTCAGTCGGAGCAATAGAAGCTGCTCTCAACCTCGGATTCATTTCGATCAGAGTGCAGGATATTCGTAGATGGGTTTACGATAGCACATCTAATAGTTTCGTAGCCCAAGACGAGCAGAAAGTGTTATTTTCTAATTCTTTGTCCTTCTAA
- a CDS encoding RsmE family RNA methyltransferase, with product MNYLILDPSQKTNSGEFKISNQDRIVHILKVLQKKEGDKIKSGLLNDSLGIFKILKITPQEILGSYTPIIKPKRRSPGINLIVSVQRPPTVEKILELAGVWGVQSLEFRLATLSRTEYLTSPVWKEENIKEKLILGMEQGGNVFLPKLDLGFVPPGKNIPFEKKQSISERVSSPQTFLYLDKKGKFIQEFLPLEEKEYSILVGPEPGWTKTELEIFRKYNIPGVRLSSSVLRSEQAVSFFLSQWENSVSRLEGQRIRK from the coding sequence ATGAATTATCTAATATTGGATCCCTCTCAGAAAACAAATTCTGGGGAATTCAAGATCTCTAATCAAGATAGGATCGTTCATATTCTAAAAGTTTTACAAAAGAAAGAAGGAGATAAGATCAAATCTGGTCTCCTAAATGACAGCTTAGGAATTTTCAAAATTCTAAAAATAACTCCTCAGGAAATTTTAGGATCTTATACTCCGATCATTAAACCTAAAAGAAGAAGTCCCGGTATCAATCTGATCGTTTCCGTCCAAAGACCTCCCACTGTGGAAAAAATCTTAGAATTAGCAGGTGTCTGGGGAGTACAATCCCTGGAATTCAGACTTGCCACACTTTCGAGAACCGAATATCTCACCTCCCCCGTTTGGAAAGAAGAGAATATAAAAGAAAAACTGATCCTTGGAATGGAACAAGGTGGTAATGTTTTTCTTCCTAAGTTAGATCTCGGATTTGTTCCTCCTGGCAAAAACATACCTTTTGAAAAGAAGCAGTCTATTTCAGAGCGAGTGTCTTCTCCCCAGACGTTTTTATATTTAGATAAGAAGGGAAAATTTATCCAAGAGTTCCTTCCCTTGGAAGAAAAAGAATATTCTATTTTGGTTGGGCCGGAACCTGGTTGGACAAAAACAGAACTGGAAATATTCAGAAAATACAATATTCCAGGAGTCAGGCTTTCCTCTTCCGTTTTGAGATCGGAACAAGCTGTGTCCTTCTTCCTTTCCCAATGGGAAAACTCCGTATCTCGATTAGAAGGACAAAGAATTAGAAAATAA
- the fcpB gene encoding flagellar-coiling protein FcpB has protein sequence MKRKIAFCLAIFSIAGLLNAQDNQGQKKEDQQVGAAILDTEKGLDQRASALNERLKRHTVLMKMKVRILPFRTVLFKGKANNDECVPANSNAQEDVANNCIRVEVYDFIKDEERGQGKIVQGGLSKYMEIYFEGPNTNDPDPRMEPPRKISKIISKVYKNNFLIEDKSVSEIIDRAPNDQPGHNDKIELFYQKNGYPEGGRPETPSEKGVGKYVLANVENTKTHPIRNSFKKTFYIKHLDSFDRLFTKIFDYNDQLGNENYKENVNTLKESLKY, from the coding sequence ATGAAACGCAAAATCGCATTTTGCCTGGCAATTTTTTCAATCGCAGGCTTACTCAACGCTCAAGACAACCAAGGCCAAAAGAAGGAAGACCAACAAGTTGGTGCGGCCATTTTGGATACTGAAAAAGGTCTGGATCAGAGAGCTTCCGCTCTAAACGAAAGACTAAAACGTCATACCGTACTCATGAAAATGAAAGTACGTATTCTTCCGTTCAGAACCGTTCTTTTCAAAGGAAAAGCAAACAACGACGAATGTGTGCCTGCTAACAGCAACGCGCAAGAAGATGTAGCAAACAACTGTATCCGTGTAGAAGTTTACGATTTCATTAAGGACGAAGAAAGAGGACAAGGTAAGATCGTTCAAGGTGGACTTTCCAAATATATGGAAATCTACTTCGAAGGACCGAACACTAACGATCCGGATCCTAGAATGGAACCTCCTCGTAAGATCAGCAAAATTATCAGCAAAGTTTATAAGAATAACTTCCTAATCGAAGATAAATCGGTTTCCGAGATCATCGACAGGGCTCCAAACGATCAACCAGGTCATAACGACAAGATCGAACTTTTCTATCAAAAGAACGGTTATCCTGAAGGCGGTCGTCCAGAAACTCCTAGCGAAAAAGGTGTCGGTAAATATGTTCTTGCTAACGTAGAGAACACTAAGACCCACCCTATCCGTAACTCTTTCAAAAAGACTTTCTACATTAAACATTTGGATTCGTTCGACAGATTATTTACCAAAATTTTCGATTATAACGACCAATTGGGTAATGAGAACTACAAAGAGAACGTAAACACGCTCAAGGAATCCCTGAAATACTAA